In Streptomyces sp. DG2A-72, one genomic interval encodes:
- a CDS encoding ABATE domain-containing protein: MRSVDHDAPVYLHQLLVPGEERYTSLALVNTRFTLSHGDIDLLDDTESAHLWLVRHELLPDRVALSGRQFGRLLGLREAVRALFEAYDAHERPAVDDLATVNSALAAAPSTPRLAWTSDGPHRADEPDAGNPAAAALSLLAEDATDLLTGSEAEQLTECAAQGCARWFLRSHGARRWCTTKCGNRVRAARAYAAKRGKESPG; the protein is encoded by the coding sequence ATGAGATCCGTGGATCACGACGCCCCTGTCTACCTGCACCAGCTCCTCGTCCCCGGAGAGGAGCGCTACACCTCGCTGGCCCTGGTCAACACGCGCTTCACCCTCAGCCACGGCGACATCGACCTGCTCGACGACACCGAGTCCGCGCACCTGTGGCTCGTACGCCATGAGCTGCTGCCGGACCGGGTGGCCCTGAGCGGCAGGCAGTTCGGGCGGCTCCTGGGGCTGCGGGAGGCGGTGCGGGCGCTCTTCGAGGCGTACGACGCCCACGAGCGGCCCGCCGTCGACGATCTGGCCACGGTCAACTCCGCGCTCGCGGCGGCCCCGTCCACCCCCCGGCTCGCCTGGACGTCCGACGGCCCGCACCGCGCCGACGAACCCGACGCCGGCAACCCGGCCGCCGCCGCGCTCTCCCTGCTCGCCGAGGACGCCACCGACCTGCTCACCGGCTCCGAGGCCGAGCAGCTGACCGAGTGCGCCGCACAGGGCTGCGCCCGCTGGTTCCTGCGCTCGCACGGAGCCCGGCGCTGGTGCACCACGAAGTGCGGCAACCGGGTGCGGGCGGCGCGGGCGTACGCGGCGAAGCGTGGCAAGGAGTCGCCCGGGTAA
- a CDS encoding cysteine desulfurase: protein MGFDVDALRKDFPILGRTMDSGARLVYLDSGATTQKPLQVLDAEREFYLTHNAAVHRGAHQLAGEATEAYESARRTIAGFVGAAEDEVVFTKNTTEGINLVAYALGNAGRVGPGDRIVVTEMEHHANLVPWQQLAERTGATLDWFGLTDEGRLDLARIDELIDERTKVVAVSHQSNVLGTVNPVRELADRAHEFGALVVVDGAQSVPHRPVDVTGLGVDFLAFSGHKMLGPNGIGVLWGRRELLADLPPFLTGGSMIEIVEMDHSTFLPPPQRFEAGVPMTSQAVGLAAAVAYLESLGMAEVAAYEDELTARALQLLGEIPGVRIVGPRDLADRGSAVSFTVDGIHPHDVGQILDERGVAVRVGHHCARPIVKRYGIPATTRATFYVYNTPAEVDALVEGVRAAQAYFGVA from the coding sequence GTGGGCTTCGACGTGGACGCGCTGCGCAAGGACTTCCCCATCCTGGGCCGGACGATGGACAGCGGCGCGCGTCTCGTCTACCTGGACTCCGGCGCCACCACCCAGAAACCGCTCCAGGTCCTGGACGCGGAGCGGGAGTTCTACCTCACGCACAACGCGGCCGTGCACCGCGGCGCGCATCAGCTCGCCGGGGAGGCGACGGAGGCGTACGAGAGCGCGCGCCGCACGATCGCGGGGTTCGTCGGGGCGGCCGAGGACGAGGTCGTGTTCACCAAGAACACGACGGAGGGCATCAACCTGGTCGCGTACGCGCTGGGCAACGCGGGCCGTGTCGGTCCCGGTGACCGGATCGTCGTCACGGAGATGGAGCACCACGCCAATCTCGTCCCCTGGCAGCAGCTCGCCGAGCGCACCGGCGCCACGCTGGACTGGTTCGGGCTGACCGACGAGGGCCGACTCGACCTCGCCCGGATCGACGAGCTGATCGACGAGCGGACGAAGGTCGTCGCCGTCAGCCATCAGTCCAATGTCCTGGGCACGGTCAACCCGGTGCGCGAACTCGCCGACCGCGCCCACGAGTTCGGCGCTCTGGTGGTGGTCGACGGCGCCCAGTCCGTCCCGCACCGACCGGTGGACGTGACCGGCCTGGGCGTGGACTTCCTCGCCTTCTCCGGGCACAAGATGCTCGGCCCGAACGGCATCGGCGTCCTGTGGGGCCGACGCGAACTCCTCGCGGATCTCCCGCCGTTCCTCACCGGCGGCTCGATGATCGAGATCGTCGAGATGGACCACAGCACCTTCCTGCCGCCGCCCCAGCGCTTCGAGGCGGGCGTCCCGATGACGTCCCAGGCGGTGGGCCTTGCGGCGGCCGTGGCCTACCTGGAGTCACTGGGCATGGCCGAGGTGGCGGCGTACGAGGATGAACTGACCGCCCGCGCCCTGCAGTTGCTCGGCGAGATTCCCGGCGTCCGCATCGTCGGCCCCCGCGACCTCGCCGACCGCGGCTCGGCCGTCTCCTTCACTGTCGACGGCATCCACCCGCACGACGTCGGCCAGATCCTGGACGAGCGCGGTGTCGCGGTCCGCGTGGGCCACCACTGCGCCCGTCCGATCGTCAAGCGGTACGGCATCCCGGCGACGACCCGGGCGACCTTCTACGTCTACAACACACCGGCCGAGGTCGACGCGCTGGTGGAAGGCGTGCGGGCGGCCCAGGCGTACTTCGGCGTCGCCTGA
- a CDS encoding alpha-L-arabinofuranosidase C-terminal domain-containing protein encodes MSRTTRWRQGVTATALLMAAVALPAPAHAEDVTDYAITVDPASQGAKIDDTMYGVFFEDINRAADGGLYAELVQNRSFEYSTADNSSYTPLTSWAVAGTAEVVNDAGRLNERNRNYLSLAAGSSVTNAGYNTGIRVEQGKRYDFSVWARAQSGTTLSVTLKDAPGTLATTRQVAAKGGWTKYTATFTATRTSNRGRLTVASSGAASLDEVSLFPRDTYKHQPNGLRKDLAEKIEALDPGFVRFPGGCLVNTGSMQDYSEASGWQRKRSYQWKDTIGPVEQRATNSNFWGYNQSYGLGYYEYFRFSEDIGAMPLPVVPALVTGCGQNRATDDEALLQRHIQDTLDLIEFANGPVTSKWGKKRAEMGHPKPFHLTHLAVGNEENLPNEFFARFQKFRAAIEAKYPDITVISNSGPDDAGATFDTAWKLNREGDVDMVDEHYYNSPQWFLQNNERYDSYDRSGPKVFLGEYASQGNAFKNALSEAAYMTGLERNADIVKLASYAPLLANEDYVQWRPDLIWFNNHASWNSANYEVQKLFMTNVGDRVVPSTATDTPNVSAPITGAVGLSTWATSAAYDDVKVTGEDGSTLFGDDFSGDASKWTPGGTGSWSIQDGQYVQTDAAVENTLVTAGDPAWKNYDLHVKATKKSGKEGFLVAFGVKDTGNYYWWNLGGWNNTQSAIEQVVDGGKSTLMSKAGSVETGRAYDIDIKVRGRQVTLYLDGQEWGSFADDKPAEPFRQVVTKDAKTGDLIVKVVNAQSAQARTAIDLGTAKVASKARVTTLAADPDEVNTETDTPVTPATSTFQGVAKKFTYTFPANSVTFLRIKQR; translated from the coding sequence ATGTCACGCACCACCCGCTGGAGACAAGGCGTCACCGCCACCGCCCTCCTGATGGCGGCCGTCGCCCTGCCCGCCCCGGCGCACGCCGAGGACGTCACCGACTACGCGATCACCGTCGACCCCGCCTCCCAGGGCGCGAAGATCGACGACACGATGTACGGCGTCTTCTTCGAGGACATCAACCGGGCCGCCGACGGCGGACTGTACGCCGAGCTGGTGCAGAACCGGTCCTTCGAGTACTCCACAGCCGACAACAGCTCGTACACGCCGCTGACCTCCTGGGCGGTCGCCGGGACGGCCGAGGTCGTGAACGACGCCGGGCGTCTCAACGAGCGCAACCGCAACTACCTCTCCCTGGCCGCCGGTTCATCGGTCACGAACGCCGGATACAACACCGGCATCCGCGTCGAGCAGGGCAAGAGGTACGACTTCTCGGTGTGGGCCCGCGCCCAGAGCGGCACCACGCTCAGCGTCACCCTGAAGGACGCGCCGGGCACGCTGGCGACCACCCGCCAGGTCGCCGCGAAGGGCGGCTGGACGAAGTACACGGCCACCTTCACCGCGACCCGCACCAGCAACCGCGGCCGCCTCACCGTCGCCTCGTCGGGCGCCGCCTCGCTCGACGAGGTCTCCCTCTTCCCGCGCGACACCTACAAGCATCAGCCGAACGGCCTGCGCAAGGATCTCGCCGAGAAGATCGAGGCCCTGGACCCCGGCTTCGTCCGCTTCCCGGGTGGCTGCCTGGTCAACACCGGCTCCATGCAGGACTACAGCGAGGCCTCCGGCTGGCAGCGCAAGCGCTCGTACCAGTGGAAGGACACCATCGGCCCGGTCGAGCAGCGCGCCACGAACTCCAACTTCTGGGGGTACAACCAGAGTTACGGTCTCGGCTACTACGAGTACTTCCGCTTCTCCGAGGACATCGGCGCGATGCCGCTGCCCGTCGTACCGGCCCTCGTCACCGGCTGCGGCCAGAACCGGGCCACCGACGACGAGGCGCTGCTCCAGCGGCACATCCAGGACACCCTGGACCTCATCGAGTTCGCCAACGGCCCCGTGACGAGCAAGTGGGGCAAGAAGCGTGCGGAGATGGGCCACCCCAAGCCCTTCCACCTCACGCATCTCGCCGTCGGCAACGAGGAGAACCTGCCCAACGAGTTCTTCGCCCGCTTCCAGAAGTTCCGCGCCGCGATCGAGGCCAAGTACCCGGACATCACGGTCATCTCCAACTCCGGCCCGGACGACGCCGGCGCGACCTTCGACACCGCCTGGAAGCTCAACCGCGAGGGCGACGTCGACATGGTCGACGAGCACTACTACAACAGCCCGCAGTGGTTCCTGCAGAACAACGAGCGCTACGACAGCTATGACCGCAGCGGCCCGAAGGTCTTCCTCGGCGAGTACGCCTCCCAGGGCAACGCCTTCAAGAACGCGCTGTCCGAAGCCGCGTACATGACCGGCCTGGAGCGCAACGCCGACATCGTCAAGCTCGCCTCCTACGCCCCGCTGCTCGCCAACGAGGACTATGTGCAGTGGCGCCCGGACCTGATCTGGTTCAACAACCACGCCTCCTGGAACTCGGCCAACTACGAGGTCCAGAAGCTGTTCATGACCAACGTCGGCGATCGTGTCGTCCCGTCCACCGCGACCGACACCCCGAACGTCAGCGCCCCGATCACCGGCGCCGTCGGCCTGTCGACCTGGGCGACCAGTGCGGCGTACGACGATGTCAAGGTCACCGGCGAGGACGGTTCGACGCTGTTCGGCGACGACTTCTCCGGTGACGCGTCGAAGTGGACGCCGGGCGGCACCGGCAGCTGGAGCATCCAGGACGGGCAGTACGTCCAGACGGATGCCGCCGTCGAGAACACCCTGGTCACAGCCGGCGACCCGGCCTGGAAGAACTACGACCTGCATGTGAAGGCCACCAAGAAGTCCGGCAAGGAGGGCTTCCTCGTCGCCTTCGGGGTCAAGGACACCGGCAACTACTACTGGTGGAACCTGGGCGGCTGGAACAACACCCAGTCCGCGATCGAACAGGTCGTGGACGGCGGCAAGTCGACGTTGATGTCCAAGGCCGGGTCGGTCGAGACGGGCCGTGCCTACGACATCGACATCAAGGTGCGGGGCCGTCAGGTGACCCTCTACCTGGACGGACAGGAGTGGGGCAGCTTCGCCGACGACAAGCCGGCCGAGCCGTTCCGCCAGGTCGTCACCAAGGACGCGAAGACCGGTGACCTGATCGTCAAGGTCGTCAACGCCCAGTCCGCTCAGGCCCGTACGGCGATCGACCTCGGCACTGCCAAGGTCGCCTCCAAGGCCCGGGTGACCACCCTGGCCGCCGACCCGGACGAGGTGAACACCGAGACGGACACGCCGGTGACTCCGGCGACGTCCACCTTCCAGGGGGTTGCCAAGAAGTTCACGTACACCTTCCCGGCGAACTCGGTCACCTTCCTGCGGATCAAGCAGAGGTGA
- a CDS encoding DUF6314 family protein: MGEFWPVPDVLAYLAGQWRVERSVRDLAGDERGEFRGTTAFSPLEGGGLLHQESGIFVWQGVPRPAERTLRFLPSREPGAAEVRFADGRPFHDLDLTSGRHTADHPCSADLYRGEFTVTDADHWRTVWRVRGPAKDLVLTTDYARVG; this comes from the coding sequence ATGGGCGAGTTCTGGCCAGTGCCGGATGTGCTGGCGTATCTGGCCGGGCAGTGGCGGGTGGAGCGGTCGGTGCGGGATCTCGCCGGCGACGAGCGGGGGGAGTTCCGCGGGACGACCGCGTTCAGCCCGCTCGAAGGCGGCGGACTGCTGCACCAGGAGTCCGGCATCTTCGTCTGGCAAGGCGTTCCCCGGCCCGCCGAACGGACCCTGCGTTTCCTGCCGTCCCGGGAGCCGGGTGCGGCGGAGGTACGGTTCGCGGACGGCCGCCCGTTCCACGACCTGGACCTGACGTCCGGACGGCACACGGCCGACCATCCGTGCTCGGCCGACCTCTACCGGGGCGAGTTCACCGTCACCGACGCGGACCACTGGCGGACGGTGTGGCGGGTGCGCGGCCCGGCGAAGGACCTGGTCCTCACGACCGACTACGCGCGCGTGGGCTGA
- a CDS encoding histidine phosphatase family protein — MQLRVTFVAAARSSPLLAERFEDDRPLDQAGWDEVQRAAQDLIPLAAAELRYCSPTPRSRATGDALGYAPLVQLALRDCDMGRWRGLTLGEAMAREPEAVDAWLADPRGTPHGGESLLAFITRVGGWLDTRPVDDGGRIVAVAEPSVIRAALVYALKASPSTYWNIDVRPLSTTTVTGRAGRWNLRFEGASAQPTRA; from the coding sequence ATGCAACTTCGGGTCACGTTCGTCGCCGCCGCGCGCAGCTCGCCGCTGCTGGCGGAGCGGTTCGAGGACGACCGGCCGCTGGATCAGGCGGGCTGGGACGAGGTGCAGCGGGCCGCGCAGGATCTCATTCCGCTGGCGGCGGCCGAGCTGCGCTACTGCTCGCCGACGCCGCGCAGCCGTGCCACCGGTGACGCCCTCGGCTATGCACCGCTGGTGCAACTCGCGCTGCGCGACTGCGACATGGGCCGCTGGCGCGGGCTCACGCTGGGGGAGGCGATGGCGCGTGAGCCGGAGGCGGTGGACGCCTGGCTGGCCGACCCGCGCGGCACGCCGCACGGCGGTGAGTCGCTGCTCGCCTTCATCACCCGTGTCGGCGGCTGGCTCGACACCCGGCCGGTCGACGACGGAGGCCGGATCGTGGCCGTGGCCGAGCCTTCGGTGATCCGCGCGGCGTTGGTGTACGCGCTGAAGGCGTCGCCGTCGACGTACTGGAACATCGACGTCCGCCCCTTGTCGACGACCACGGTCACGGGCCGGGCGGGGCGCTGGAATCTGCGCTTCGAGGGGGCCTCGGCTCAGCCCACGCGCGCGTAG
- a CDS encoding class I SAM-dependent methyltransferase, whose protein sequence is MDDKDGYFGESVAAGYDRSAADMFRPEVVNPAVDLLAELAGDGAALEFGVGTGRIALPLAARGVPVRGIELSRAMADRLRDKPGGDEVAVTIGDFSTTQVAGEFTVAYLVFNTINNLTTQDAQVDCFRNAAGHLAPGGCFVVEVGVPQLRLLPPGQTAVPFTISPTRWAFDTYDVATQAMSSNYVTIVDGRAEHWSLPFRYVWPSELDLMARLAGLRLRDRWQGWSREPFTGESERHVSVWEKP, encoded by the coding sequence GTGGACGACAAGGATGGGTACTTCGGAGAGAGCGTCGCGGCCGGGTACGACCGGTCGGCGGCGGACATGTTCCGCCCGGAGGTCGTGAATCCGGCGGTCGACCTGCTGGCCGAACTCGCCGGCGACGGCGCGGCCCTGGAATTCGGCGTCGGCACCGGCCGGATCGCGCTGCCGCTCGCCGCGCGCGGGGTGCCGGTGCGCGGAATCGAGCTGTCGCGGGCGATGGCGGACCGGCTGCGCGACAAGCCCGGCGGCGACGAGGTCGCCGTGACCATCGGCGACTTCTCGACGACACAGGTGGCGGGCGAGTTCACGGTCGCCTACCTCGTCTTCAACACGATCAACAACCTGACGACGCAGGACGCCCAGGTGGACTGCTTCCGCAACGCCGCCGGGCATCTGGCACCCGGCGGCTGTTTCGTCGTCGAGGTCGGCGTACCGCAGCTGCGCCTGCTGCCGCCGGGTCAGACCGCCGTACCGTTCACCATCAGCCCCACCCGATGGGCCTTCGACACCTACGACGTCGCCACCCAGGCGATGAGTTCGAACTACGTCACCATCGTCGACGGCCGCGCCGAGCACTGGTCCCTCCCGTTCCGCTATGTCTGGCCTTCCGAGCTGGACCTGATGGCCCGCCTCGCCGGGCTGCGGCTACGGGACCGCTGGCAGGGGTGGTCCCGTGAGCCGTTCACGGGGGAGAGCGAGCGGCATGTCTCGGTCTGGGAGAAGCCGTAG
- a CDS encoding PLP-dependent aminotransferase family protein, whose product MHKRSSVGELVRQLRQELDRYSPGGKLPSSRALVERYRVSPVTVSRALAQLAAEGLVVTRPGAGAFRARPRTTAAPAGDTSWQEVALSADGASDVVPRSVDASGVVVSLAAPPPGVIEFTGGYLHPTLQPERALTAALARAGRRPGAWGRPPMDGLPELREWFAREIGGTVTAAEMLVGGGGQAALTTAFRALAPPGAPVLVESPTYPGMLAIARAAGLRPVPVPVDPDGVRPALLADAFRATGARLFVCQPLFQNPTGAVLAADRRAEVVAIAREAGAFVIEDDFVRRLVHEDAGPLPRPLVADDPDGVVVHVSSLTKATSPSFRVSAIAARGPALERLRAIQIVDTFFVPRPLQEAALELAGSPAWPRHLRSLSAELKTRRDTMTAALRAGLPELALPHIPSGGYHLWLRLPDGTDEALLTAAALRAGVALTPGRPYFSAEPPAGHVRLSFAAVAGTGEITEGVRRLRTAFDEVTGRKWQASARP is encoded by the coding sequence ATGCACAAGCGTAGCAGCGTCGGTGAACTGGTGAGACAGCTGCGACAGGAACTCGACCGCTACTCACCAGGTGGAAAGCTCCCGTCTAGCCGGGCACTCGTCGAGCGGTACCGGGTCAGCCCGGTGACCGTCTCGCGCGCCCTGGCGCAGCTGGCCGCCGAGGGCCTGGTGGTGACCCGCCCCGGCGCCGGTGCCTTCCGTGCCAGGCCCCGGACGACCGCCGCGCCCGCCGGGGACACCTCCTGGCAGGAGGTCGCGCTCAGCGCGGACGGCGCCTCCGACGTCGTACCGCGCTCGGTGGACGCGTCCGGAGTCGTGGTCTCGCTCGCCGCTCCGCCGCCCGGAGTGATCGAGTTCACCGGCGGCTATCTGCACCCCACCCTCCAGCCCGAGCGTGCGCTGACCGCCGCGCTGGCCCGTGCGGGACGCCGGCCCGGAGCGTGGGGCCGGCCGCCGATGGACGGACTGCCGGAGCTGCGTGAGTGGTTCGCGCGTGAGATCGGCGGCACCGTCACCGCCGCCGAGATGCTGGTCGGCGGGGGCGGCCAGGCGGCGCTGACCACCGCGTTCCGCGCGCTGGCGCCGCCCGGCGCACCCGTCCTGGTCGAGTCGCCGACCTACCCGGGCATGCTGGCCATCGCCCGCGCGGCCGGGCTGCGGCCGGTTCCGGTGCCGGTCGACCCGGACGGCGTGCGCCCCGCCCTGCTCGCCGACGCGTTCCGGGCGACCGGGGCCCGGCTCTTCGTCTGCCAGCCGCTGTTCCAGAACCCGACCGGGGCGGTGCTCGCCGCGGACCGCCGCGCGGAGGTGGTCGCCATCGCACGGGAGGCGGGCGCGTTCGTGATCGAGGACGACTTCGTACGACGGCTGGTGCACGAGGACGCGGGCCCGCTGCCGCGTCCGCTGGTCGCCGACGACCCCGACGGAGTCGTCGTCCACGTCAGCTCGCTCACCAAGGCCACCTCGCCCAGCTTCCGGGTGAGCGCGATCGCCGCACGCGGCCCGGCGCTGGAACGCCTGCGCGCCATTCAGATCGTCGACACCTTCTTCGTGCCGCGCCCCCTCCAGGAAGCCGCGCTCGAACTCGCCGGCTCGCCCGCCTGGCCACGCCATCTCCGGTCGCTCTCCGCGGAGTTGAAGACACGCCGCGACACAATGACGGCCGCGCTCCGCGCCGGCCTCCCCGAACTCGCCCTGCCGCACATCCCGTCCGGCGGCTACCACCTGTGGCTGCGCCTGCCCGACGGCACCGACGAGGCCCTTCTCACCGCCGCCGCCCTGCGCGCGGGAGTCGCGCTCACCCCCGGCCGCCCCTACTTCAGCGCCGAACCCCCGGCCGGACATGTGCGGTTGAGCTTCGCGGCCGTGGCGGGGACGGGCGAGATCACGGAAGGGGTACGGCGGCTGCGTACGGCATTCGACGAGGTGACCGGGCGAAAATGGCAGGCGTCCGCGCGGCCGTGA
- a CDS encoding DMT family transporter, with protein sequence MRTQSSAIAPTGIAVSGRPGTSIGTLQAALGVVAFSLTFPATAWGLEGFGPWSLVAVRSVLAALIAGGCLLVLRVPPPGRAHWPGLAVVAAGVVVGFPLLTTLALRTSTTAHAAVVVGLLPLTTALCSALRVGTRPSRTFWTAALVGAAAVVVFTVQQSGGALTIADLYLFGALLVCAAGYTEGGRLARTMPGWQVVGWALVLCLPIGVPAAALALSYEPVRLTAHSVTGLLWVAAGSQFLGLVVWYRDMAAIGIPKASQLQLAQPLLTLVWSVLLLGEHLTVAAPLTAAAVLVCIAVTQRARG encoded by the coding sequence ATGAGAACACAGAGTAGCGCTATCGCTCCGACCGGGATAGCGGTCAGCGGTCGGCCCGGTACCTCGATCGGCACTCTTCAGGCCGCCCTGGGAGTCGTCGCCTTCTCCCTCACCTTCCCCGCGACCGCATGGGGCCTGGAGGGGTTCGGGCCGTGGTCCCTGGTGGCCGTGCGCAGCGTGCTCGCGGCGCTGATCGCGGGCGGCTGTCTGCTGGTACTGCGGGTGCCGCCGCCCGGACGAGCGCACTGGCCGGGACTGGCCGTGGTCGCCGCCGGGGTCGTCGTCGGCTTCCCGCTGCTGACGACCCTCGCTCTGCGGACCTCGACCACCGCGCACGCCGCCGTCGTGGTCGGCCTGCTCCCGCTGACCACCGCGCTCTGCTCCGCCCTGCGGGTCGGCACCCGCCCCTCGCGCACCTTCTGGACGGCCGCGCTCGTGGGCGCCGCCGCGGTGGTCGTCTTCACCGTGCAGCAGAGCGGCGGGGCGCTGACCATCGCCGACCTGTATCTCTTCGGGGCGCTGCTGGTGTGCGCGGCCGGCTACACCGAGGGCGGCCGACTGGCCCGCACCATGCCGGGCTGGCAGGTCGTCGGCTGGGCGCTGGTGCTGTGTCTGCCGATCGGTGTGCCCGCCGCCGCGCTCGCCCTGTCGTACGAGCCGGTGCGGCTGACCGCGCACAGCGTGACCGGACTGCTGTGGGTCGCGGCGGGCTCGCAGTTCCTCGGCCTGGTCGTCTGGTACCGCGACATGGCGGCGATCGGCATCCCGAAGGCCAGCCAGTTGCAGTTGGCCCAGCCGCTGCTCACACTGGTGTGGTCGGTGCTGCTGCTGGGCGAGCACCTGACAGTGGCCGCCCCGCTCACGGCGGCGGCGGTGCTCGTGTGTATCGCCGTCACACAGAGGGCACGCGGCTGA
- a CDS encoding DUF1918 domain-containing protein — MRATVGDQLVQHGRVVGQHDKVGEIVEVMGREGNPPYRVKFEDGHEGVCSPGPDTEIRHKETRH; from the coding sequence ATGCGTGCAACCGTGGGCGACCAGCTTGTCCAGCACGGCAGGGTGGTCGGACAGCACGACAAGGTCGGCGAGATCGTCGAAGTGATGGGACGCGAGGGCAACCCCCCGTACCGCGTCAAGTTCGAGGACGGGCACGAGGGCGTGTGCTCACCGGGCCCCGACACCGAGATCCGCCACAAGGAAACCCGACACTAG